The Candidatus Zixiibacteriota bacterium sequence AGAATAGTACTGCCAAACGAGTGCGACGATGTTTGCGAAAGAAAATACACAAAGAAGGGAATAGCGCCCCAGAACGCCAGAGTAACCCAGCTTAAGGTAACAATAGCAAAACTCTCCTTGATCCCTTCGAGTTCCTTGTCCGAGCGAAAAATAATCGAACATATAAATCCGGTGGCCGCTGATAACAGGATGGCGATAATGAAACCCGATTTTTCCGCATCACTGAATACCTCGGCGACACCATCGGGGAAATTATAATAGAAAGAGATAGCCAGGGGAATCAGCAGAATCCCGGCCATGATTATCATTAACCGGGCGGTGATATAAAATACCGTCTTCTTATTCATGGCTTGCTATCGAATCACCGTGATAAAAAGAGCTTTTTGACCCGGGCAACGTTTTTGGAATAGGTGATTATGATCATTTGATCATCGGGCTCAATTATTGTATTGCCGTCGGGAATAATCATTTCATCACCTCTCAGGATAGTGCCGATAATGGAGCCTTTCTGGATTTTACTCCGGACATGCTGGAGCGGCCGTCCAGTGACCGGGCTGTTTTCGGCGGCCGTGATACGGATGGCCTCGATATTGAAATCCCGGATGCGGGCAATACGGCCGATTTGCCCCCGATTGATGACCTCGAGGATTTCATGGGCTATGGCCAGACGAGGGTGAATGACATGATCGATACCGATCGAGGTGAACAACCGGTCATGTCTTAATTCATTGCAGACGGCAATTACTTCCCTGGCTCCTTCCGCCCTGGCCAGAAGTGATGACATAATGTTGTAATCGGTTTCTTTAGTAGCGCCCACAAAAAACTGGGCGTTGCGAACATAAACCTCATTGAGGATCGATGAATCAGTGCCGTCACCGCTGATAACCTCAACATTGTTCAATATTCCGGCGGCATGCTGAGCATGGATCGGGTCGGGATCGATCAGGGTGACATTATTTACGAAATCCTTGAGCCGATCAGCCAGAAGGATCGAGGTTAGGCTGTCACCGCTGATGATGACATTGTCCACATCTTTGGCGGTCCGATTAAAGAGAGCCAGAAACTGCTCCATTGAGCCGCGCGGAAATATCCCGAAAATATCATCTCCCGCCCGAACTACGTAATCTCCATCGGGGATATGGCCCTGGCCATCCCGGATGGCGGCGATGAACAGCATCGGGTGATCGCGGGTATCCCGGCGGATATCCCGCAGAGAGCGGTCAATCACCGGCATTTGATCGGTGACTTTGAAACCCCGCATGAGAACATTGCCGTTCTGAAAATTGGTGGCATCGGTTGCCCCTGGCGTCTCGATAAACT is a genomic window containing:
- the trkA gene encoding Trk system potassium transporter TrkA; protein product: MRIVIVGGGIVGYSLAEHLQDGHHDVSLIEVNPQTCQNIGDRLDIQILCGSGSSPRLLEQAGIKSADMVIAVSPIDELNILICGIAKQYRVPTRIARIRSSEFRSDDATIDIGDMGVTLVIDPESVLVEKIVQFIETPGATDATNFQNGNVLMRGFKVTDQMPVIDRSLRDIRRDTRDHPMLFIAAIRDGQGHIPDGDYVVRAGDDIFGIFPRGSMEQFLALFNRTAKDVDNVIISGDSLTSILLADRLKDFVNNVTLIDPDPIHAQHAAGILNNVEVISGDGTDSSILNEVYVRNAQFFVGATKETDYNIMSSLLARAEGAREVIAVCNELRHDRLFTSIGIDHVIHPRLAIAHEILEVINRGQIGRIARIRDFNIEAIRITAAENSPVTGRPLQHVRSKIQKGSIIGTILRGDEMIIPDGNTIIEPDDQMIIITYSKNVARVKKLFLSR